In the genome of Leptolyngbya sp. CCY15150, one region contains:
- a CDS encoding tetratricopeptide repeat protein, translating into MIALGFSASSFRRSIVLLSLGLGLGLPMPAIAVASQTDSILQLVQQGEAAEADKDYSAAAEIWQQVIDREPSNASAHANLGNALRELGQLDEAIAAYGQALDLDQDLADAHNGLGVTFNRQGNLDEAIAAHQQAIALDPELVSAYNNLGVALAKQGRLTEGQAAFQEAIAIDPDYASAYSNLGIVLRQQGQLEAAIEIYQQAIQISPDDATIHNNLGVAFYNRNQFEAAITSYEAAIALDPDYASAYNNLGNVRFFQNQFEAAAAAYEEALRLQPNYTEAQRNLELVQQILDVQ; encoded by the coding sequence ATGATAGCTTTGGGTTTCTCTGCCTCGTCGTTCCGTAGGTCGATTGTGCTGCTCAGTCTTGGTTTAGGGCTAGGATTGCCGATGCCAGCGATCGCCGTGGCTTCGCAGACGGACTCGATTCTGCAACTGGTGCAGCAGGGAGAAGCGGCGGAAGCCGACAAAGACTACAGCGCGGCTGCGGAGATTTGGCAGCAGGTGATTGACCGAGAACCCAGTAACGCATCAGCCCATGCCAATTTAGGGAATGCTTTGCGAGAGTTGGGCCAGTTGGATGAGGCGATCGCGGCCTATGGTCAAGCGTTGGATCTAGACCAGGACTTAGCCGATGCCCACAATGGTTTAGGGGTCACCTTCAACCGCCAAGGCAATTTAGATGAAGCGATCGCTGCCCATCAACAGGCGATCGCTCTGGATCCAGAGTTGGTGAGCGCCTACAACAATTTGGGCGTGGCGTTGGCCAAGCAAGGGCGACTGACGGAAGGGCAAGCGGCTTTTCAAGAGGCGATCGCCATCGACCCAGACTATGCTTCGGCCTACAGTAATTTGGGCATTGTTCTGCGTCAGCAAGGTCAGCTAGAGGCAGCGATCGAGATCTATCAACAGGCAATTCAGATTAGCCCTGACGACGCCACGATCCATAACAACCTGGGCGTGGCATTCTACAACCGCAATCAGTTTGAGGCAGCGATTACTTCCTATGAGGCAGCGATCGCCCTCGATCCTGACTATGCTTCGGCCTATAACAATTTGGGTAATGTGCGGTTTTTTCAGAATCAGTTTGAAGCGGCCGCTGCGGCCTATGAGGAAGCTCTGAGGCTGCAGCCTAACTATACAGAGGCTCAGCGCAATT